The following nucleotide sequence is from Cottoperca gobio chromosome 20, fCotGob3.1, whole genome shotgun sequence.
TCACCCTCTGGTTTGAATTATTGGGCAATTCAAAAATATTTCTATGCAATGGACCAAGTACCTGAGGACTGTGATACGAAGCGAGTTCAACACACTACAGTCTGTGTGACCCCGGCGTCTCACACTATGACGCACGGCTCAAGAAATGGAcacaaaatgaatatatatgattTGAATTgatatactgtgtgttgtgtgcttaAAGAGCCACATCATGTATACATTGCCTTGTGTTACTTTGCTCCGGGTACTTTTATGTATGTTGTGGGTTGTTTATTAGATCGGAACGTAAACCTATTTACCGCtttgaattattttctcaatattagttttttatttgctCCCAAGTGCATTTTACATCACCGGGGTTGCAGCTGAAGAATAAGACAAACTTATGACTTTATATGGCCTATAACTTCTTCGTATTATCGTACACCTTGCACACCTAACATAACCTGCTCTGGAGAAGCATAAGTTACCATGGTGATCTACCCCGGTAAGTAGTGAACCACTGTCGAAGGACTGAACATTTGGAGTTAACACTGAAGTTACCTCGCTAACTTCAAATCCTGCTTTGTAGTACAGGTCTCTGTTGTGGATGTATTCACCTTGGCCAAAGAAGTGATAATTTCCTCACATTCAGTGGAACAATAGAGGGCTCAGAAGAAAGCACTAGCGTAGTGCGTACAGAAATGTTTGGTGTCTTTAGGTAGTTATTTGAAttgaatgtaaaatgtgaatGGGGTTGCTTGGAGTGACATATCCAAAGGATCATCACCCTGCTCTTCATCTCTAGAGAATATTTTAGTGTCTCGGTTTCAAGGCCTTCAACTCACCACTAGAATCGGCGTCGTTTCATGAATGCAGGCAGTAGCAATTCatctgctcagcaccaaacagcagacagaccaAGTGTAAACATGCAACTGTTTGCTTGCATCTTTGCCATAATAACTTTATAAGGCGATAGATAGTATGTCGATGTTGTTTAGCTGCCCCCATGTGGGCAAAACAACTTCTAATGCAGGTTATAAAAGTCACGTCCATAGGCTTGAGACCTAAAAACATCAGCATATGTAGAACACTTGCACTCACAAATTCATAAATACCACGTTAGTGTCGTTGAAATGGACTTACATACAGAGCCTGCGAAACCTATAGTAGCGTTACTTCAGCAAACTGACATCATGCATGCTTTAATCTTGTCTACATTTCCTGGCTCTGGTCACACTTTGGTTTACAATGCTGCCGCTCTGAAACAGCCaggtgtacagtacagtacatgcagCTGTAGGGTGTGAGGTTTCTACTACACTAAATAAGAAAATggttccctttttttcttttgtgtggtGATGatttgtctcactgtctgtctgagtcCTTCCAAAAATAGTTTTGTCCCTAATGGCATCAAGAAACTCTTATTGGTCAGTCCCTATTGACTATAAGAGGCCCAGAAACATGTGATACTTGGGACATCGAAATGTCTCTGTGATGTTGTAATGATGTCTGAATGCTTGTGGCATCACATGGGTCTCATTAGactagagagaggggggagaagaagaagaagggtgtagagagaggagagaagctgGCTGGGTAGGtggtttgggttttttttttcctctcaggCTGAACAGAACAGAGCACAGCTGTGTCTTCAGAACAGACTGGGtcttgtgaatgtgtgtgtgtgtgttgtgtgtgtgttttcctgtggAAGAGCCACCCTGGTTCCACAAACACTGTCAAGGGATATCGTCCAGCCGGAACACAACGGCTCCTTTAACACCCTTCACCATGAAGTCAGCTCGGTGTTTTTTGCTCTAAATCCGATCTCATCCTCTCTTATTAGCTGGTTAAGTTGGAGCTGTGCTTTTCACTGGACAAAGatcatttttaattgaattgtttATTGTTGTCTTTCAGTGTTTGACAGTTTTTACTCTTTCATTTGGGAAATTAGTACATTTTTCAACAATTATTGACTGATGACTTATATTTCCTTACAGACATTTATGGTCCCCCAGACAATGAATCCTACTAACTTTGATGATACCCTTGCTTTTCTTGTAGTGCCAccataatgttgacatttttagttttaagtGAGATGTCTCATTAGCTAATGGATTGCTATGGAATTTGGTTCAGACATtgatgtttccctcaggatgaattataataataattcatctAGCGCCGACATCAGGTCAGAAGAGATATGTTGATGTATTTCAGATATGAGCAATTTATGATCCTTACCATTTACcttgtttatattttcactCTTTCCTACATTGCACTGCTGGTGCTTCACAATAATTTCCCtctggatcaataaagttttatcttaagtAAAAGTTTTATTCTTCCAATAGGCTACTTCGGTTTACGACCAAAATCCCTCCAGCTGGTTTGCTTGGTTATGCTAATtagtaaatgttagcatgctaagaaaCTAAGATGGTCATTGTTAGCTAAAAGAGCCACACAGTGCGGCTAACTTGACTccatttaaaaattaaaaatatttatcttttattaaggagtccttccgggttatgttatccgggaggactctggaaacagttgcagggtaccgatgGACTCGAAGGGTGGAAGCAGCGGGTGTAGGAGATccttccagaaatgctgaaggctttggttgttgaggggctgtcttggttgacatgcctcgtcaacattgtgtggaagtctgggacagtgcctagggggtggcagaccggggtggtggttcccctattcaaaaagggggaccagagagtgtgtgccaattacaggggtatcacacttctcagcctccctggtaaagtctactccaaggtgctggaaagtcaaacctctgattgaagaggaacaattcggattccgtcctggacgtggaacaacggaccaactcttcactctcgcaaggatcctggagggggcctgggagtacgcccaaccggtctacatgtgttttgtggatgtgagaaggcgtatgaccgggtcccctgggtgatactgtgggaggtgctgcgggagtatggggtgagggggtcacttctgagggccatccaatccctgtacgcccaaagcgagagttgtgtccggatactcggcagtaagtcggactcgtttcccgtgaatgttggcctccgccagggctgtgctttatcaccaatcctgtttgtgattttcatggacaggatatcgaggcgtagtcgtggaggagaggggttgcagttcggtgacctgaggatctcatcgctgctctttgcagatgatgtggtccttatggcatcatcggtctgtgaccttcaacagtcactggatcggttcgcagccgagtgtgaagcaggttgggatgaggatcagcacctcaaaatctgaggccatggctctcagcaggaaaccggtggattgcctactccgggtagggaatgagcccttaccccaagtgaaggagttcaagtacctcggggtcttgttcgcgagtgaggggacaatggagcgagagattggccggagaatcggagcagcgggggcattcgctttaccgcaccgttgtgacgagagctgagccagaaggcaaagctctcgatcttctggtcgatcttcgttcctaccctcacctatggtcatgaaggctgggtcatgaccgaaagaacgagaacAAGTGgtccgaaatgggttttctcagacgggtggctggcgtctcccttagagatagggtgagaagctcagccatccgtgagagactcggagtagagccgctgctcctttacgttgaaaggaggcagttgaggtggttcgggcatctagtaaggatgccacctggccgcctccctagggagatgttccaggcacgtccagctgggaagagaccccggggaagacccaggactcggtggagagattatatctactcactggcctgggaacacctcgggatcccctAGTTGGAGCTGGCgaatgtggcccggagaagggaagattggggttcctcactggagctgctgcccccgcgacccgaccccggataagcggcagacgatggatagatggatggatatcttcatttttattatttttagttaggttgaaaacaaatgaactaACTAACTATGTTTGTTAATTAACATAGCTCTATGAATATATGAGAGTCACAAATCAGGGCTAATGTTTAGGTTACCTAAAGTAGCAGTTTCTACAATGGAGTTCAATAGCTGGAAATGTTGAACTTATCTATTGTATAAAATGGAAGTGAAACAGATTTCATTCACAATTTTGTGGGAAAAGttcaaactgaaacaaaaaaaactgttacAAAACTATGATATCTGCTGCAGATGTAAGTGCATCTGAGGAAGAGATttgtgtctaaatgttttttttcatctgtcCTTCACTCAGGCCAACGAGGGGAAAGCAGCGAGTGCTCCGGAAACCATGAAGACTGAACCTGATGGCAAAGCCAAAGGTGATATGTTACAActttattggtgtgtgtgtgtgtatatatgtgtgtgtgtatatatatgtatatatatatatatatatatatatatatatatatatatatatatatatatatatatatatatatatatatatatatatatatatatatatatatatatatatatatatatatatatatatatatatatatatatatatatatatatatatatatatatatatatatatatatatatatatatatatatatatatatatatatatagaggggtggagggagagagaatctCAAGAGGTctaaatctgttttttaattatCTAGGCACTGTGAATATTTGGAAACATCGATTAATggtgactttctttttttcagttctttatttttcttgtctGACTTTGTCTTATTGGCAGGGCGGGAGCTGTGTAAAGTCCTCTTTCCATATGAAGCACAAAATGAAGATGAGCTGTCCCTCAAAGAGGGGGAAATTATCAACATTATCACCAAGGTaaatcagtttgtgtgtgtaactcGGTTTATGTGTAGGTTAGTTTAATTTGTTTGCGCAGGCGAGAAACATTTGCATCCAGGTACACATTACATACACGACACAGACCAAACACTTTGCTGTCTTTTGTCCAGGAGTGTGCTGATGCAGGCTGGTGGAAGGGGGAGATCGGGGGAAGGCAAGGTGTCTTCCCAGACAACTTTGTCAAGCTGCTAGAAGCGGAGAAAGAGGTAATTTTGGCACACGTGCAAAAGTTGACTGTTTACCGTGATATTAGACGCCTACAAAGTCTCAAACACATGATACATTCTTAAAGTTTTAGTaacgtttctgtgtgtgtttccagagaCCAAAGAAACCGCCTCCTCCCAGTGCACCCTCAGCTAAACAAACCACAGGTACAGTATCATCTTATTTCTTTCctcacttttttatttctgagagagagacaatgacagagaaatacaaaaaacaaacctgTAAAAACTCTGACCTGTAGATAGAAAGTCAGAGGTCAAGAAGGTTCCTCCTGAGCGACCTGAACATCTACCACAGAGGGACCAGGATCGAGGTACAGTCTAGACCACTTTGGTCCTGCTCAGCCCACCGTCAACCTGCAACTTTCTGCTCATCTGTTCAGCTGGCAATGGAGAGATCACTAACTAACGTGCTTAATATTACTAATCCAGCCTTTGATTTGCTGGATAGCTTTACAGCATAAAAAAAGAGATACAATTTCAGTGTGACACGAGATATGGGTGATGTTTTCCAGTTGTAAATGAAGCCTAACATGCATCAGGTTTCTATTGAAacaagagcagaagaagaatccCTTGCAGCGTGTTTGTGCTCGTTGCAAAGCAAAGGAACAAAGCTTTGATTGAAGAAACACTGTCAACATCATTCTTTGTGCAATGGGAAGCTTTGGGCAATGTGGTTTTGATCTGACAAACACCGGCACCAACTGGTTTGAAACACAAGCTTCCAGTTGTCTCATTTTACCGTATCAatagcaaacaaataaaaggagCGTGCCAAATATTTGACCCCAGATTGTCCGAAGTAGCTTGCTTTTTCAGAGTTTTAGTAAGCAGGGGTGGAATAAGTACTTAGATCAATACAGcaatgtaaaagtcctgcagaAAATGACCAGAAAATGTACTTATAAATGATCATatgacattattagattgttaataATGATGCATCAATGCATACAGAGCCTTTTGCTGTTGAAGCTGGTTGAGGTAGAGCTAGTTTAAAAGGGGACATATAATGAAATGCTCACTTTTTCACATTTAGGTAGTTTAGTCCAATGGTACCTCAACAGGGTCACAGGAGaaaggaacaaaaaaaagttataaTACTCAAATTTGTAGCAAGTGGAGAATCTGCCATTTGGGTGAGATTATTTTCCTTGATTCATTAGTGATGAAGACGTGTTACAGATTTGCTACAATGTGAGTTCATGGGGATGTGTCTATAATACTTtgtaaaaaaggaaaggaaaaaaagagcacaATCTCTGTAACGAATTGCAATTTCTTTCCTCATATACATCACTTCATAAACTCATAAACCAAAACCTACATAAAAATACTTCTGCCTCCGCTTTCACCTGATCTTCCTGATCCTCTTTGGTCCTTATCGCCCTCCAATAATATTTCTCTgcttcttgttttctttgttttttaactctAATTCCagacctttttttctttcttctaaaACCTTCTTTGGCTTTGCTTTAGCTCTTTTGGGTCAGATGTAGCTCCTTtaccttcttctctccttccttgCCCTCACCCtgttttgcatgtctgtgtgtgagtgagtagCACGTTCTCcctttacatgtgtgtatttatgttcaGTATGTTGTTTCATTTAGGTATTTTTCCCTTTGAACATCCATGGGTGTTTGTATgattttgtatgtgtgtgtgtgtgtgtgtgtgtgtgtgtgtgtgtgtgcgtgtgtgtgtgtgtgtgtgtgtgtgtgtaggtgaagAGGTGAAGCTTGGAGACATCCCCAAGCCTGTCCTCTCATCTATCCTTCCCAAGAAACCCCTTGCCCCAAAGACAagcacctcctcttcctcccaacCCCCGCGGCGTCCAGAGAGGCCGCCCACTCTAGCGTCAgtacactcacactcacgcacacacactcgcacacacagacacacacaggctcttacgaaagaaagaaaatcacataTACTCCTGAGCGTATACAGCCTAATGTTGTCGTATGGTTTACCTGCTCAGGTGTGAAAGCCCTAAATCTGAGGGTGGGGCTTCGACACCAGATTCTGCCACTGACAGGTCACATGACACTGGTGAGTTTGACTGACAGGAGTATCGCCCAATCAGAGATCAAGATATGGTGCCTCAGTAACTGTCGGAGCGCTCTCTGTTTGTATCATGTGAAACTTTAGCTGCTGCTaatcaggtgtgtttgtgtttgcgatgtgtgcagatgtggaCCTCGACGCAGTGGTGGCATCAACAGAGAAGCTGATTCATCCGACAGCATCGCGGCCGAGGGTCTCAGACCGCCGGCCTCGCTCACAGATCATCACacctgtgagtgtgtttgtagtCAGCTTGTCATGAAGGACGTTCATACTAAAATACTGGATTTTTGAGTATGCTGTTGACGTACACTAATGTGTCACAATCAGTGGCGGAAGAAGTACTCACATCCTTCCCTTaggtaaaagtagtaataccacagtgtagaaatactctctTCCTAGTGAAAgtcctgtatttaaaatgttacttcgTACAAAgatattagcatcaaaatgaccaaaagtaaaagtactcattatacaaaatggcccatttcagaatgtGTATTCAATTATTAGATTAtagttattgatgcattcatgtgttcatcactttatgttaaagctggtaaaggtggggctCCTTTCAATTACTTTTATaaactgctgggtagcttgtgaatttccccAAGgtgtcaataaagttttatcttaacatataataatacatcataatatgtatcatacttagttactttccgtCAGTGGTCACAATGCAATGGACATAGTACATGGAGGAGCTACTTAAAACTGCAAACCATCGAAACACATTTTttcaattatataaataataaagaagtCATCttcaaattgtattatttataataacataaaatataaataagcaGAAAAGCCGAACCAACAAATGTGCTTGGATTTGTGCTTaataaattacttaaatgattaattttcAGCCCTGAAACAAATTGTCACTTGTGGTGAAACagctccaaaaaaacaaaatcaattctGGTAAAAGTTTCATTGACAGTAtcattttattcattgtttaatTTTTAAGTGTATTCATTTCTTGTAATTCTAATCTCTAAAACCAGTTGAAATGAGAATACAGTATGAAGTGAATACTTTAAGTGTATGAAACTGGGACACAGCTTCAACTCTGTCTGGTGTCCATGCTAATGTCGTAGCATTCAGTATGAGTATTAAGCATTTGTGGATAACCGATTGTCCTGATTAATATGAAAGTTAGTTCAACAACAGGAAACAGTTTTATGTTCGTTTGAGCAATAATGGGAACTGGAGGGAGCTGTTTTTATGGATTATGACTGTTTTAATTCAACATGTTATATAGACTACTTCTGAAAGCCTCAGACTTTGCACTGAATAAATAAGACCATCGCTGTCTCTTGCAGGGTTCCCTGTCCAGTATCGATCTGGACTCCCCTGCAGTGGAggacaggaaggagaaggacagagggaaagaggaggcGGAGTCTGTCCCCTCCAGACCTGTAGAGGTTTCCCTGAGGAAAGGAGTCCCCGCCATCTCTGTACGTGCACCTTTACCCTTCACTATATATTTGATCCAGCAGAGGGCACCACATTACAGATGTTCATGTTTCTGAGccgctttctttttttgttcctcAAACACACTTTACACTATGTTTCCTggcaaatgtattatatttcagTTTAATGACTGATGccaaatattattaattattggaTTTATAACTTTCTTGGAACCTCTTCAGATTCATAAAACCAAAGCAGAACTACCAGTTTATATTTTAGATGGGGAAAATATGATAATTTCTAAATTCTTAATATCACTGACATGTGTTTAAATTTGCCTTCAGGCACCTGACAGTAAAGCACCACTGCCCACCAGGCCCTCTGTCTTGAACCCGCCAAACGCAGTCCATCGCCCCATATCCCCGTCTTCCTCCTCGGGTCTGAGCCCCTCCCCCGAGCTCCGGCATTCACCTCTGACCCCCCCGACACTGGAGGAACTCAGGAGCCAGCTGAGAGACCTGAGGTCCTCCGTAGAACTGCTGAAGAGCCAGCACAGGTACATTATACAGCATATACCTACGGTTGTGTCTCTACTAGCTTACATGACTGGGTGTATCAGAATTATAAtgctgatgtgtttgtgtgtactgcAGGCAGGAAATGAAGCAATTGTCCATTGCGCTGGATGACGAGAAGAAGATTCGTGTTAGTTTACAGGTGAGATTCATGAAGATGTTTgttaatgaaacaaacaaatgaagcaggTTCAGAAATCAATGGCAAAAAGTGAATACATGTAATCTCTATAGTAATATCTTactatgtattattaatatgtatttaatttatatattggGTTTATATTAGTTTAataagtgtttatttgtttagtcTGTGAGGAGAAATGCTCCAGACGTGAACTAAAACGGCACTAAAAGTGATTTAGCAATCAAGAAATACTTTGCTACAAactatagtaatatatatacacacacacacacacacacacgcacacacaaacatgcgtTATCAATACGACTTTGTTCATTACAGTATATGTACTAGTTATTGATATACTAGAAAAGCCAAAAGTATTTGCTGACTGGATTAAAATTAAACTAGCATCACAACACAGTAAAGTCCTGACTagtcttaaaaaaacaattacgGTAATTACACAATGTTACCTTGGGGACTGTAAAATTGAGAGATTTTGTAgactaaataatgaatgaatttgtTAATTCATTGAAAAGATTATCAACGGATTTATTGAATATGAAAATGATTAATTCTAACGCATCCGGAGAGGATTTTGAGCAGCTGCTAAACTCTTCAACCGTACTGTCTTTGTTTAACAGATGGAAGTAGAGCACATAAAGAAGAGCCTGTCGAAATGAAGACTAAAGCATCATCTTATCACCACATCGGAGGccaacatttgaaaacattctCACTGTTGGCCGAGACACTTCAGCCAAAACAAAGTTTGTGCCAAATGATCATCACGATCAACATCAGCAAAAATACAGTATCATGGAATCAGCCACCTTCCCCCTTCTGACGCCGCCTTATCCTGCGTTTActtctttattcttcttttgaAGAGGCTTTTCTTGTTAAGTTTACTGCTATCTTGTCGAAGCTTGCTGTGCCACTGGTACTGACTGGCTGTGTGTTGTCACGGTTACAGAATGATGACACAGAGGCTGCCGTGGCGATCTCGCTGATACTTTTTGTTTATAAGTGTGAAGGAAATTTGGAACTCGACCTTCGTAGCCTGGTTGGTTCAGACAACCTCTGTGCTGGTCTGTGTCCACTCAGCGGccttcactttgtgtgtgtgtgtgtgtgtgtgtgtgtgtgtgtgtgtgtgtgtgtgtgtgtgtgtgtgtcttgttttcCATCCATGTGAGGACTGCTGTTTTAGACCTTCCGATTAGGGACATTTCTGTAAAGTGAGGTTGTTTTGGCCGGATCATAACTTCTTCAATGGGCAAGATTAAAGTTAGGATTTCAGTTGAACGAAGTCTACACTTCTTGTCGTTAGGGTTACAATGTTTGACACACATAGCTTGATGTTTCTATGGTACACTGCAGGCAGGGAATTTTCAAAGCATCAGCCATTAACAGCACTGGCATTTGAACATATTTTCCTGACCCTTCCCTTGTCAGTGtcttaattctttatttttgtaaataccTGTTGGGAAGCTAAAATTATAAGCACATCATGATTCCTTCCCCCTATCAGTTTAATTAAGTATAATCAACATGACAAGTACAGAGTACTGTGGTTTTACGATAACACAAGTATGTATACTATAGGtgctttttaaaggaatagtttgacattttgggaaatacgcttatttgctttattaCTGGGAGTTTAATGAGAAGATTAATGCCACGATTATGTCtgtacactaaatatgaagctaaagtCAATAGCTaagtagcttagcttagcatgaagactggggTGAACAGCTAGCTTGTCTCTGTAAAAAGGTAACGAcctctgcctaccagcacctttaaagctcaGTAATTGCCAAGCtgtaaaaaagacaatttgtggttttaacATGAAAACAAGACTTCAGAAAGTCACAAgaaatctgtctgtctgttacatAACCTTCcctaaaaccacaaattgtCACAATTACACTTTTTGTATGGATGAAACAAAAAgaggtataatatgtaaatgaTTGTGCTTTACAAGTTCTGGTAGGCTGTAGGCTTGTGTTACCTTTTGACACATGCacagctgtttcctcctgtttccatTCTTCATGCTAAGCTTAGCTAACCGTCTCCTGGCCGTAGCTTCATACTTCAAATACAGACAAGAGAGTGACATCAAACTTCTtctctaactctcagcaagaaagcaaaagaacatatttcCCAAACTGTTCAAAACTGTGCTGTGATATGTGGCtgcaaatgcaaagaaaagcacATCTCACTGCATGAACACAACTATCTATGAAATATCAAGTCAAGATAGCCTTCTGGaccaaaacatattattttaccTCTTTGTGATTTTGCACAACGACTccagaaacatttagaaacagcTGTGCTGGCTGCGtcaaccacccccccccccccccccccccccctacctcCCTACCCCAAAAAAATCAAAACCGAGATCCAAGTGCATCTGATGTTTCTGGTGCTCTTTTTGGCAGCAGATAAAGGGTAAAGACAGGGTTTTTAGGAATGTAGTCAGTAAAAGGACCTCACAggtaaaagataaaaatgtgtgtgtgcatgtatgtgtggcAGCATGTACGGCTGTTTGCCTCCCTTCCTTATATGTGCACAGAATCTATGGCAACCCGTCACTGTGGCCTTCCTGTTTTTCACTCcaaattcttctttttctctctctttctttctgtctttctttctttcatatgACAACAAGAAAACTGCTACAACTGAGTCTACAAGTTGTTTTCTTGACTTGGTCCTTTCTCTCCAGGATagtgataaatatatatacttttatatttctgtgtaaTAAAGATGCTATTATGTACTGTACGTGTGCACATtttgtttaaacacattttcttttaattgtctGCTGGTAAAATACATTAAGGAGCCTTTTGTTCCATTCCGTCGCACTTGGTTCTCCTTTATAGAAAACTGTTAGTTCAgcatatatttgtttgtgaCAGGTGGAAATTGACTGAACAAAGAGAAGTGAAAGTCCTGATTCAGCCTTAACGGACACTGAACCCAACACAGAATGTCTGCAATTCATTTAGATGTAACTGCCATGTCAGTCAACTTCACTATTGCAGTATACAGTAGTTTTTAGATGTCTTATagttaatgaaaacatagtttttGGGAAATTAATTGTAGAAAAACCTTAGCTAATAGTGAACATTAAAACAGTATGTGTTGCAGTAATGAACAAAAGTTGATCCAGGACTGAGAAAGAGGCAGTTAGACCATCAGTCGGAACACAGGTAAAGTCCGGGTAATTAGTATGCAATGCTTCCGGGTTGTGACCCAGGTCGTATCTAAATAGTCATGACCAGGGATAAACCTGTGTTTTGAATTGACAATAGAAGGGTTGAACACGGTTCACATAACCCTAGTCCAACCGCGGTCATTGGCGTGAAAGAGGTATTACTTACCACAGCCAGTGGACCATCAAGAAAATTCATACAGTTTGTACCGATACAGTTCGTCTCTTTACCGACCTCCTCTGTGTCCCTGTCATTCGGGGTGTTCACACGTTTGTGTTCCAGGACTGGACGCACTGTCCAATCACAACCAAGTTAGTTAGAAcgaacaattacatttttttgttatCACCATTCAAGTTAGCATAGGGCTAAAAGGTTATCGGGTCGAAGTCTGGTGCTCTGCCCATGTAGAGCATGGAGCATCCATTCCTCAGGATGGAATAGTACATTTTAGAGAGGCTGCACCTTCCCCATAATTGGGCTTGGTTTCAACGCCTTCACCGGACACACGCCCGGAGGTTCAGAGTGGagaaatgttcttttgtttttgaaaccTTATTATATACTTGCAGATTTTAGTTTCAGTGATTCAAATTTGGCTGGGTGGttaataacacatgttttattgctttaCGTGGACTTTAAGAAGACCTAACTAACTGAaaattaataacacatttagagGGGTACTGCAAAGTTTGGGGACTCACAAGAGAGACAAAATTGAAGCAGCAGATGGCGGAATATCCAGACTTTTAGTCCCTCGTCCCATACTCTTACCATAATACAATTTCGTTGATTCCTTCAGCAGACTCTCCTTGTCTTTGAAAAGTCCACCGcataattttata
It contains:
- the sh3kbp1 gene encoding SH3 domain-containing kinase-binding protein 1 isoform X2; translated protein: MVEAVVEFDYEAQQDDELSLTVGEIIVNVRRDDGGWWEGELGGRRGLFPDNFVREIKKDGKRDGGQASMIRSDLSNGQASPVSDPTVRPGRRVEQIRKRRCKASFSYVPQHEDELELKIGDVIEIIAEVEEGWWEGFLNGKSGMFPSNFTKVINTESDTPSVDTSQEELRSSRTSKDSPGSESDGGDSRSETGSGEIQPKKVRGFGFGDIFKDQPIRLRPRSMEVDSEGDKANEGKAASAPETMKTEPDGKAKGRELCKVLFPYEAQNEDELSLKEGEIINIITKECADAGWWKGEIGGRQGVFPDNFVKLLEAEKERPKKPPPPSAPSAKQTTGEEVKLGDIPKPVLSSILPKKPLAPKTSTSSSSQPPRRPERPPTLACESPKSEGGASTPDSATDRSHDTDVDLDAVVASTEKLIHPTASRPRVSDRRPRSQIITPGSLSSIDLDSPAVEDRKEKDRGKEEAESVPSRPVEVSLRKGVPAISAPDSKAPLPTRPSVLNPPNAVHRPISPSSSSGLSPSPELRHSPLTPPTLEELRSQLRDLRSSVELLKSQHRQEMKQLSIALDDEKKIRVSLQMEVEHIKKSLSK
- the sh3kbp1 gene encoding SH3 domain-containing kinase-binding protein 1 isoform X1, whose product is MVEAVVEFDYEAQQDDELSLTVGEIIVNVRRDDGGWWEGELGGRRGLFPDNFVREIKKDGKRDGGQASMIRSDLSNGQASPVSDPTVRPGRRVEQIRKRRCKASFSYVPQHEDELELKIGDVIEIIAEVEEGWWEGFLNGKSGMFPSNFTKVINTESDTPSVDTSQEELRSSRTSKDSPGSESDGGDSRSETGSGEIQPKKVRGFGFGDIFKDQPIRLRPRSMEVDSEGDKANEGKAASAPETMKTEPDGKAKGRELCKVLFPYEAQNEDELSLKEGEIINIITKECADAGWWKGEIGGRQGVFPDNFVKLLEAEKERPKKPPPPSAPSAKQTTDRKSEVKKVPPERPEHLPQRDQDRGEEVKLGDIPKPVLSSILPKKPLAPKTSTSSSSQPPRRPERPPTLACESPKSEGGASTPDSATDRSHDTDVDLDAVVASTEKLIHPTASRPRVSDRRPRSQIITPGSLSSIDLDSPAVEDRKEKDRGKEEAESVPSRPVEVSLRKGVPAISAPDSKAPLPTRPSVLNPPNAVHRPISPSSSSGLSPSPELRHSPLTPPTLEELRSQLRDLRSSVELLKSQHRQEMKQLSIALDDEKKIRVSLQMEVEHIKKSLSK